In Pseudophryne corroboree isolate aPseCor3 chromosome 7, aPseCor3.hap2, whole genome shotgun sequence, a single window of DNA contains:
- the LOC134944048 gene encoding cyclin-dependent kinase 5 activator 1-like, whose product MWNCMPFPCCRKARRPNEDSSGNHRTENSETARPAERRSLIARFRRFMSKRRQGKMGGTNITHLITESRKDSMLSCVDLPALIQASHDAPDKEPGRDQEVCSPAKSNTVQASTSDLFSCLMEFLCRRCKEFVDLSPAYIALWITAVDSFLYQYWQNVSFITPTNLVFLYMLCREVMSSELLSEWELIASLSTCLYVSYAYVGSELSYPLMPFPVECSKEAFWSRCLYVINLMSAKMLRFHADPQYFAQVFEDLKAEGGQQDITSA is encoded by the coding sequence ATGTGGAACTGTATGCCATTTCCGTGCTGCCGAAAGGCGAGGCGGCCTAATGAGGACTCAAGTGGGAACCATCGCACAGAGAACAGCGAGACTGCAAGACCTGCCGAGAGACGTTCACTCATCGCGCGCTTTAGGAGATTCATGTCTAAGAGGAGGCAAGGCAAAATGGGTGGAACCAACATTACCCACCTCATCACTGAGAGCAGGAAGGATTCCATGCTATCCTGTGTGGATCTCCCAGCCTTAATACAGGCCTCACATGATGCTCCTGACAAGGAACCTGGTAGAGACCAGGAAGTGTGCTCACCTGCAAAATCCAATACGGTGCAGGCATCGACCAGCGACCTGTTCAGCTGTCTAATGGAGTTCCTCTGCCGCAGGTGTAAAGAATTTGTGGATTTATCACCAGCATATATTGCTCTATGGATAACCGCTGTAGACAGCTTCCTCTATCAATACTGGCAGAATGTCAGTTTCATCACTCCGACCAATCTAGTGTTTCTCTACATGCTCTGCCGAGAGGTCATGTCATCCGAGCTGCTCAGCGAGTGGGAGCTAATAGCAAGTCTATCAACATGTCTGTATGTATCCTATGCATACGTGGGCAGTGAGCTCTCCTACCCACTGATGCCGTTCCCTGTTGAATGCTCGAAGGAAGCCTTTTGGAGTCGTTGCCTCTATGTTATCAACCTAATGAGTGCAAAGATGCTCCGCTTCCatgctgacccccagtattttgCCCAGGTCTTTGAGGATCTTAAAGCTGAGGGTGGACAGCAGGATATTACATCAGCTTAA
- the LOC134944049 gene encoding cyclin-dependent kinase 5 activator 1-like — MWNCMPFPCCRKASRPDEDSSGNHRTENSETARPAERRSLIARFWRFMSKRRQGKMGGTNITHLITESRKDSMLSCVDLPALIQASHDAPDKEPGRDQEVRSPAKSNTVQASTSDLFSCLMEFLCRRCKEFVDLSPAYIALWITAVDSFLYQYWRNVSFITPTNLVFLYMLCREVMSSELLSEWELIASLSTCLYVSYAYVGSELSYPLMPFPVECSKEAFWSRCLYVINLMSAKMLRFHADPQYFAQVFEDLKAEGGQQDITSA; from the coding sequence ATGTGGAACTGTATGCCATTTCCGTGCTGCCGCAAGGCGAGTCGGCCTGATGAGGACTCAAGTGGGAACCATCGCACAGAGAACAGCGAGACTGCAAGACCTGCCGAGAGACGTTCGCTCATCGCGCGCTTTTGGAGATTCATGTCTAAGAGGAGGCAAGGCAAAATGGGTGGAACCAACATTACCCACCTCATCACTGAGAGCAGGAAGGATTCCATGCTATCCTGTGTGGATCTCCCAGCCTTAATACAGGCTTCACATGATGCTCCTGACAAGGAACCTGGTAGAGACCAGGAAGTGCGCTCACCTGCAAAATCCAATACGGTGCAGGCATCGACCAGCGACCTGTTCAGCTGTCTAATGGAGTTCCTCTGCCGCAGGTGTAAAGAATTTGTGGATTTATCACCAGCATATATTGCTCTATGGATAACCGCTGTAGACAGCTTCCTCTATCAATACTGGCGGAATGTCAGTTTCATCACTCCGACCAATCTAGTGTTTCTCTACATGCTCTGCCGAGAGGTCATGTCATCCGAGCTGCTCAGCGAGTGGGAGCTAATAGCAAGTCTATCAACATGTCTGTATGTATCCTATGCATACGTGGGCAGTGAGCTCTCCTACCCACTGATGCCGTTCCCTGTTGAATGCTCGAAGGAAGCCTTTTGGAGTCGTTGCCTCTATGTTATCAACCTAATGAGTGCAAAGATGCTCCGCTTCCatgctgacccccagtattttgCCCAGGTCTTTGAGGATCTTAAAGCTGAGGGTGGACAGCAGGATATTACATCAGCTTAA